A section of the Alphaproteobacteria bacterium genome encodes:
- a CDS encoding cysteine--tRNA ligase, giving the protein EALGDDLNIPLALSHLHEMVTQLNKENNLTKKSELKNKILYSSNLMGLLHQDPNVWFQQSDGVKKNALSAEKIEAKIAERNQARLAKDFAKADLIRQELLSSNIILEDKGTMTTWRRL; this is encoded by the coding sequence TGAAGCATTAGGGGACGATTTAAATATACCCTTGGCTTTATCCCACTTACATGAAATGGTCACACAATTAAATAAAGAAAATAATTTAACAAAAAAATCTGAATTAAAAAATAAAATTTTATATAGTTCAAATTTAATGGGACTTTTACACCAAGACCCAAATGTTTGGTTCCAACAATCTGATGGGGTTAAAAAAAACGCTTTGTCAGCAGAAAAAATAGAAGCTAAAATTGCTGAACGTAATCAAGCAAGGCTGGCTAAAGATTTTGCAAAAGCCGATCTTATACGCCAAGAATTATTATCTTCAAATATTATTTTAGAAGATAAAGGTACGATGACAACCTGGCGTCGTCTTTAA
- a CDS encoding RNA methyltransferase, protein MVHTPIIILVEPQLAENIGAVARAMGNCNLNKLRLVKPRDGWPNQSAYAMASGADPILDYADVFSTLEHALADLNYVYATTARHREMVRLTYTPHAAARDMYNLTQNNQKIGIVFGPERTGLSNDHVSLCHATISVPLNPKFSSLNLAQAVLLVGYEWYQISHTTLEHELVTNKTSLAEHKEVLNFFIYLEKQLIDKGFLENQQKRSLMIRNIRNIFQRSNLTEQDVSTLYGIVKFLSEDKKQ, encoded by the coding sequence ATGGTACATACTCCAATTATTATTTTAGTTGAACCCCAATTGGCTGAAAATATTGGTGCAGTTGCACGAGCCATGGGAAATTGTAATCTTAATAAATTGCGGTTAGTGAAACCAAGGGATGGATGGCCCAATCAATCAGCTTATGCTATGGCATCTGGGGCTGATCCTATTTTAGATTATGCAGATGTTTTTTCTACCCTTGAACACGCATTGGCAGATTTAAATTATGTTTATGCAACAACGGCGCGTCATAGAGAAATGGTTCGCTTAACCTATACACCCCATGCGGCAGCACGGGATATGTATAACTTAACACAAAATAATCAAAAAATTGGTATAGTATTTGGACCAGAAAGAACGGGGCTTTCAAATGATCATGTATCTTTGTGTCACGCAACCATTTCTGTTCCACTAAATCCAAAATTTTCTTCGTTAAACTTGGCCCAAGCTGTTTTGCTTGTTGGATATGAATGGTATCAAATATCGCATACAACATTAGAACATGAACTTGTTACCAATAAAACATCGCTTGCCGAACATAAAGAGGTGTTGAATTTCTTTATCTATCTGGAAAAACAATTGATCGATAAAGGATTTTTGGAAAACCAACAAAAAAGATCCTTAATGATTCGGAATATACGGAATATTTTCCAGCGTTCAAATCTAACGGAGCAAGATGTATCAACACTTTATGGTATAGTGAAATTTTTATCAGAAGATAAAAAACAATAG
- a CDS encoding polysaccharide lyase encodes MLYSLFYNKIALIIIFHFLLISGCVFSFDLQDDFESGISKIWDLGKAETNAIKLHQTYGKQGRQTLEINLYQNDKKQIGRDGEFTERAEIQERKKVMLPLETEIWYKFSFYLPHHFPIVDRRLIIGQWKQMCKNCTLNHSPLIAQRYRNGQFYITIDNDKGQTILYKENNNIKDQWIDMIYHIKFSKNSSGLLEVWKNKQRIISYHGILAYQEDLPYTYFKFGLYRDTLKEPMTIYFDDFQRSIQPLIP; translated from the coding sequence ATGTTATATTCCCTATTTTATAACAAAATAGCTTTAATCATCATTTTTCATTTTTTATTAATTAGTGGATGCGTCTTTTCTTTTGATCTTCAAGATGATTTTGAATCTGGAATTAGTAAAATATGGGATTTAGGAAAAGCTGAAACAAACGCCATTAAGTTACACCAAACATATGGTAAACAAGGCAGGCAAACACTTGAAATTAACCTCTATCAAAATGATAAAAAGCAAATAGGCCGTGATGGTGAATTTACAGAAAGGGCAGAAATCCAAGAACGTAAAAAGGTAATGTTACCTTTAGAGACAGAAATATGGTACAAATTTTCTTTTTATCTTCCGCATCATTTTCCAATTGTAGATCGACGTTTAATTATAGGTCAATGGAAGCAAATGTGTAAAAATTGCACCTTAAATCATAGCCCGCTTATTGCTCAACGCTATCGTAACGGGCAATTTTATATTACGATTGATAATGATAAAGGCCAAACCATTCTTTATAAAGAAAATAATAATATAAAAGATCAATGGATTGATATGATTTACCATATTAAATTTTCTAAAAATTCTTCTGGTCTATTAGAGGTTTGGAAAAATAAACAAAGAATCATAAGTTACCACGGCATTTTAGCCTATCAGGAAGATTTGCCTTATACTTATTTTAAATTTGGTCTTTATCGTGATACTTTAAAAGAACCTATGACCATATATTTTGATGACTTTCAACGAAGTATCCAACCGCTTATTCCGTAG